CAGATACTGATCCTCTCTAAAATAAACGTTCTAAAGATAGTAGTATTATTCGGAACGGCAGCGCTTGCAATGGCGTTTGCAAGTAACGACCTAGTGAACTTCATAGGCGTACCTATCGCAAGTTTACAAACCCACGAATTGATCAAAGCCGCTAATTGGGACGCAAACACGATGGCAACAGGCTTAGGAAAAGAAGTCATGACCGACAATAGGCTTCTGATCGGCGCTGCATTGATCATGATCTTCGCGTTATTCAAATCCAAGAAGGCGGAAACTGTCACCAGAACGGAAGTAAGTTTAGGTTCTCAAGGAGAAACCATAGAGGCATACCAATCCAGCTTAGTTGCAAGAGTATTCGTCCAGATTGCGGTCGGTATCTATTATCCAATTAAGAGAATTTTACCTTCGATCATTCGTAATTGGATCTCTTCCAGATTTAAACAAAGCGGAACCTTAGAATTAGTTCGTTTGCATGAAAGCGATGCATTCGATCTATTAAGAGCTTCCGTAAATATACTTATAGCCTCCGCGCTTATTTTGATCGGAACGATCGAAAAACTTCCACTATCCACTACTTTTGTGACCTTCATGGTTGCAATGGGGACCTCGCTCGCAGACGGGGCTTGGCAAAAAGAAAATGCGGTCAATCGTGTTAGCGGAGTTTTAACGGTCGTAGGCGGATGGTTCATGACTGCGGTCTTTGCCTCCTTCACTGGTGGATTTATCGCGGCGTTATTCTATTACTTCGGTTTTGCGGCAGTAGTCGTCGTTTTAAGTTTCACATTTTTTCTGGTTCTCGCATTCAATCGAATTCACAAGAAAAGAAAGGCAGAATATGACGAGAATCTGGAAAAACTTCTTCTACTCAGCAAACATCCTGAAAAAGCGCTTTCAAAATCTCTTTCTTCCCTATTAGGAAATTTGTTATTAGCGAAGAAGGCGATGAATACACTTTCTTCCGGTTATATCGGAGGAAAGAAGAAGGATTTCAAACAGGCTTCTAAAACACTAAAGAACCTGAAAAAAAATTACGAATCTTCTATCTCCGGTTTTTTAAGTCTGGTAGATAGACATTTCGACGAATCCGATTTCCAATCCATCCATCCTTTTACGAACGCACTCGGTTATATCGATCGTATCACTGAAAATCTTACAAATATCCATAGAAACACTTCCGAAAAGATAGATCGTTTTCAAACAGCGCTCACCAAGGACGAAAGAGAAGATATAAAAGAATTACGTAAACTAGCGGAAGATCTTTTCGAACTTTTAGCACAGTCGGACAAAGTCCCAGGCTTAGTGGAAAAGGCAAGATCCGCTAAAAAAACGAAAGAACTTTCGGATCTCAAGGTCCGAATCTACAAAAATCAGATGAAACGTATCCGCAAAGGAGACAGCAAATTAAAATCTAGCGTAGCCTACTTCTTAGTGATAGAAGAGTTAGTAGATATTAACGAAAACTTATTCGCTTTGGCGGAAGAACTGGTCTGGGTTCTACCTTGGATCGAGGCCAAGAAAAAACAATTTGCAAAAGGAAACTTCGGTCCTTCCAAATTGGAATTTCCAAAAACAAAAGATAAGAAGAAAAAGAAGAAGTAATATCACATGGAGCTTAATTCCCACGCAGAGGCGCAAAGTCGCGGAGAACTGAAAAAAGTTTTGTAGGAATTCCAACATCTACCTTACTTTAAACCCTCTGCGGCTTCGCGGCTCTGCGTGAGAACCCTTTGCGTCTTTTATCCGGCGTACTTAGAATACAGGATCGGCCCGAAAGCGGTCACGAGTAAGGTCAGTGTAAGAACGATGATCGGAATTACGATATGTTCATGCCTTGCAAAAAAACCTTTTCCTTCTAGGCTCTTATCTTCTACCAAAAGGTCTCTCACTACGTGTTTGGTCAACAAGTGGTTGAGTGCAACCGGCGGAGTCAAATAGCCCAGCTCGAAGGAAACAAGCGCAGTCATCCAGAAATTTAAAGGATGGATCCCATTTGCTTTTGCAATCGGATAAAGAGTCACTGAAACCAGGATCACTGCACCGTAAGGGTCCATTAGCATTCCAATGATAACAAGAGCGAATGTTAAGATCAGCATCGCGGAGAATGGAGAACCAAGATGAGTCGGGAATAGATTGATCACTTCCGATCTTTCGAAAACCCCACCCATACAAGCGGACAATCCCATCAGAAGGAGAAGCGCTCCCAAATGTGAGCCCGCATCGTAAGAAGTTCTGGAAAGTTCCACTTCTTCGTTATGAGTTTCTCCTTTTTCCAGTTTTTCCTTTTTGGAAATTCTATAATCTATGAATAGAAGCGCCAACATAGCGATCGGCAGTATGTAAGGTGCAGTTCTTTCATCGAAATGAGTTCCGAGTGCAAGAACGATCGTAAGAACGATAGCGATAGAAATCACCAAATACACCGAGAACGATTTAAATGCTAACAAAGATTTTTTGAATGCATCTTGTTCCGGACGGATCTTCCATGACTCGGTTCTACTAAACCAACTCACTATCAAGAATAGAGTGGAAGAAAGTGCAAACACTCTCCAACCCCAATGGAATAATTCGTCGGTTGTCACTTCCAAGTTTAAAGAAGCTACGATCACAACGAGTAAACATGGAGGTAAAACCACTCCCAAACTTCCAGACATCGCGGTGGCTGCCAGCGCTCTTTCCTGACTTGCACCTGCCCTTCTCAACTCCTTGAAGATTGTAGCTCCCAGTGCTAAGACTACAATCCCGGAAGCTCCGCTATAAGCAGTAGGAAGAGCTGCGACAACAACAATGATCACCGCCATTAGTTCCGAAGGGAATTTCCATGGGTTCAGAAGATCAAAGAACCTTCTTCCCAAAGAGGTATCTCTCAAAAGAATACCGGTCCAAACATAAAGACCGATCTGGATATAAAGCTGAGCATGCGCGGTCAATTTTTGCAGATAGATCGCAAGTCCGGCCGGGTGTTTTTCCAGAATGAAAAAATATAATCCGCAGACAAGTGCCATCCAAGCATATAAAGGAACGCATAATAATGCATGGGAAAATTTGGTATTTTGTTTACCTTCTCCATTCTTAAAAACAGGATTTTTTAAATTATAGAAGTTTAAACCTGCTAAAAGTATAAGTCCCGCGATCCAAAGCACTTGGATCTGTGCTTCCACACCTTTTTGAAGAGGATACATGAACGCTGCAGAAACCATGACGATCGTATTCGCGATAATCTGGCTCCATTCGGTGATCTTTTCCTCTTTGGAATTTTCAGGATTTCGTAATGCGATATGGTATCTTCTGGTAGTAGAAACTGTTCCGGCTACGATCAGTAAGAATACCATAGTCATCGGAATATAATCTATGGCAGAGATAGTGATCCAAGAAAGCCTACGTTCGAATCCGCAATATAATTTCTGACCGGTAGTGAGAGAGCCTGCAAGCTTCGTAAGCTCCAATTGTGTTTCGGTAGGCCCTGTTGGAGCTCCTACATTCTTCTCACCCGAAGTATCCCCAAGACCGATATCATCCAAAGCGTCCATGTCCGCTTGGCTGACTTCCGCTTTTGTATCCGCTTCCGCATTCGGGTCGGCAATACAAACATTTCGGATCATTGCATAGTTAGGCCAAATACTGCCGCCTAAGCCGAGCAGTCTAGCTTGGACTAGCTGGCTTCCACTTTGAACAAGGGGTACAAATAAAAAGAATAATACCGCCCAGGAAACGATTTTTCTCCACATAGAATATCCTCTGGAATCTGCGATTGGTTGATATAAGATAAGCGGGAAAGATTTTTCCCGCCTTTTTTCTGTTAGTTTTGGAAATTATTCCAGGTTATCCGCGCACTCAGCGGCTTCTTTATCCGCGCTGCAACGAACCCTTTTCATAAGTTTCAGAATGGTAGGATGATATACTTTTTTATCTCTCAGCCTGATCCTGACTTCTCTAAATTTCTCGAAATAGTTTTTCTGAAGATCTTTCGGAACTTCTATCCAATATTTTGCCGGAATTTCCTGCTCCGCCTTTTTGGTCAAAGAAAGCATCGCATCAAACTGAGTTGCTGCCCATGCTCTGGAAGTATTCCCGAAACCTTCCGCAAAATCCTTATGACGAGCCACGATCTGGAAAGTCAATTGCCCAATAGGAAAACGAACGATCCCGCCATTTGGAGAAATTCCTTTCATGAGTTCCAAAGGTTTGATCCCGATCGCAGGAGAATAACAAGCATCCGCTCTTCCGTTATTAAAAATACCCGCAAAAGTAGCGATCTCAGCAGGAACCATAGAAGCTCCTACAATGTCCACCATGGTAGTGGCAGCTTGGTCGTAAGTTAAAGTAGCGATCTTTCTTCCGGCCAAGTCCTTAATATCTTTCAGATTCTTATCTCTTAATAAGAGATAAACCGCACCGCCCGGGAACATAGCCATTGTCTCATATTCGCCGTCTGTGTTCAGTTCTCTCACTTTAGGATTTGATAATGCTTCGATAGTTTTGCGTAAAAGGTCGTAACTTGGCAATGCACCGATCGCTTCGATGGATCCTGACTCATGCACATAACTTCTTACTCTAAGAGAAGTTAAGAATGCCATATTACATTTTCCGGCTTTGAAATCGGAGTTGGCCACCACTTCGTCCGTATAAGCTTTTAGATCCAGACGAATTCCCCATGTTAAAGCTTGCGCCTGGTATCTTTGCGCCGCTTTAAACACATCTCCGTGCGCTCCGGAAGGATCGAATACGCACATGGATCGATCCACCGTCTCCGCTGCTCCCACACCTACGGACATCCAAGTCCCGAGAATGATTACCGATAGAATGAGAAACTTCTTCATATATTTTTTTCTCCTTAAGGTCCCTTTTTTTTCGTTTTCCACCCAAGAACCCGCTCAAAGATCTTTTAATAGATCGTCTTCTTCTTTATTATTTTTCTTTTTTCCCGGGAAAGAGGAGAAATTAATCGGTCCCCTATGTCCGGTCTCTTTCATCCAAATTTTATCGGATTCATGACGTGATAAATTTTCCGCAAACGCTTCCAAGAATAGATATTCTTTCTTCGCAGGGATCTGGCTGAGAACTTTAGAATGTTCTAATATAAGTTTTTTGATCTTTTCCACGTCGCCCTTTCCGGCAGCTGCTTGGATCTGGAATGCACGAGCTAAACGGACTCCCACTTTGTCGCCTATCTTTACCGCCTCTTCCATTTGTTTATTCGGATCTTTTCCTTCCGGAGTAGCACCAGGAACGGAAAGCCATACAACGGCCTCCAATGCTAAAGGAGTTCCCCACCATTTTTTTGGATCCAAACATCTGGAGGCGCCTGCAACTACGCTTGGCACTTCTCGAGTAATCCCTGCATATCCTTGGGATGCAAAGTCGTGAAGGATCGCAAGTAAGCCGGAAGAAAGTCCTACTAAATAATATAACTCTTCGTCTTCGCTGATAGAAGGACATTTTCCATTCCATTCTCCGAAGTATTGGAGAAATCTATTATGCGCGTCTCCATATCTTTTTGCAGCTACCCCATGATAACGGATCTGTCTTGCCTGGTGATCCAGAGCTTCCTCTCCCTTACCTTTTCGAACAGCCGCAATATATAAAAGTTCTGCTTCTTGGGCTTGCTTCTCTGCGCACATTCCCGCGCCCATTTGCGCTACCATAGTAGCAAGTTCCACAGAAGCTCCGGTCCTTTCGAAAGAAGCTACCAAAGGTCCGAGTGCCGTTCCACCTGTACAGATCGCATCCAAATCGTCGGAAGCAAGGTAATGAGGGACCAAATGGTCTTGGGCATAAGAATTTAAAGTTTTACCGGTAACTCTATATACGATGGAACAGTTTGCCAGGGTAATTGTAACAATCGTTACAAAAAAAAGGATTCGTTTATTCATTTTATTTCGGGGGTTATTTTTTACTTAGAATATGGGGGATTCTGGAAGAACGTACAGAAGGGATTTACTTCGTCCAATATTTTTTTTCTAATGGGTGTTTTATTTTATAGTGCGGTGTTTCCAAAAATAATCAACCCACAGGAGAAGTGACACGTATCTTTTCTATGAGTGAAACTGTCTCTTGGTCAGGTTCCACACCTAATTCTTTTTTCAGGATCTTCTTCATGTCTTCGAATTTACGCAAAGCTTCGTTCTTACGATCAAGAGATTGTAAAGACTCAAAGTGAAATCTCCAAGCTCTTTCATCCAGATCATCTAAACGGATCCAACTTTCAGAATCGGAAAGTAGAGAATTTGCATCCCCTGCCTTCTGGGAATATTCGCATAAGATCCTATAAATTTCGATCAGGTTCTTGCGCAGATATTCACGTTTCAGTTCCGATTCAGGAAAATACAGATCGAATTCGAAAAAGTCTCCCGTATACAGCTCTTGCGCTTCTCTATAAGATTGTACTGCCTCTTCTTCTTTTTTGTTACGAAGAAGTTTACCTGCAGTTTCATACCTTTTCTCAAATTCCACAAAGTCCGCTTCGACCAGTTCGGGATGGAAGAAGAGCCTATCCTCTGCAAATACAACCGCTTCCGGGTTTCCTAATATTTTACGGAGACGGAAAAGTAGAGCATGCAAACTATTGAGCGCATTTTTCTCGGACATCCCAGGCCAAAGATTCTCTAATAATTCTTCTTTGTGAACTCCCTTGCCGAAACGAACTAACAGAAGTTTGATGAGTTTGAGTAGTTTTTTCTTACTGGAATATTCGGCTGCCGGGATCTTCTTACCATCCAGGTCCAATTCCAACGGACCTAGGGCCCTTACACTTAACTTTTTAGGATTGCGGCCTTTTTCTTTGAGGGACTTGGAATCGGCACCTTCTCCGCTTGTTTCCTTAGCTTGTGATCCAAAAGAAGAAGTTTCCGGTTTGGTGAGCCATTTGGAAACGGATTCCTTAAATTCTATTCGAACTTCCCTTTCGGACTTATTTACCGTAAGGAAGCTATCTACGCAGAACATAAGGATCAAAAAGCTAAAATGAGAAGTATACGGGATGCCGAGTATATCGCTCGCGACCAATATATCTGCGATCAAACTCGCAAAAAATAATACCAATCCGTAGAATAGGAAATGGTTCCTGAATCTGTTCTTTCTGAACTGATTCATTACCTTAATTACCGTCCATACGATCATCAAAATCCCGGAGAGGAAGATAAATTGCATGATAGTAGGCTGATCGGTTTCGTAGATCACAATGCCCAAAGAAGGAAAATGTTTTGGGTGGGCAACGCTCATAGTATAAGCGTTCGGATCCTGCAATAATATTCCTGCAAGGATCAGGTTCATAAAAACGTACAGAAGAATGAAGTCTCTGCTAAAAAGTTTTTTATAATTATTCACGAAGAGCGCGATAAACGTTGCGAATATAGCCGCAGTCGCATTCTCCATTCTTTCCCATATTAAAGCTTTTTCTGGATTATCTACGTTGATGGTTTGGATAAAACAAAACAGATATCCTCCATATGCAACTTGCAATAGTGCAAAGTATAGAAGATACGCTTGTTTTCGATTTCTAAAATATAAAACTAAATTATGAATCGTACGGTAGACTAATACAGTCACCACCAAGTAACATGAAAGCTGGTAATACGTCATATCCACTTTTCGTTTCCTATCTTATCCGGATTCCTGCAACCCATTTATGAAAACGGGACAAAAATTGTGACTAAATGCTCACTATTTTTAAATGCAAGTATTTGAATGGATTTCCTTTTCTTTTTTATAGCACGTTCTAACGATCGTTATGAAATAATGAATACTGTTCGATACAAATCGAACGAAAACTTTTGCGAAACTGTAGCAAAAGAAAATCAAAATTACGCAATACTAATTGAGTGAAGACTCACTCATAAGTTTTTTGTAATTTAGTAATCCAAGAAGCTCTTCCTTAAAAAAAAACCGAAAGGGTCTTTCCCTTTCGGTCATTTCGACATCTAGTTTTTCGAAATAGATAGGAGTGTTTTAAGGGCAGACAATCAGAGATGCAGGATCTGTTACAGCTTGTCCTACAAATCTCATTCCTCCTAACAGATACGGATCTGCAACTTGAGGAGAATTCAAGGTGAAGAATTGTACCTTATCACTCTTCGCACTGATCGCGCAGGACTGAGTTCCTGCAGGGTTGATCAATTTAGGGAAAGTGATATCAGGAGGCATTGGGATCTCTTTCATAATACTGTTTACCATCGGGATCACAAGAGTGGTGACTAACGGAGAGATCACGGACTTGATACCGTCAGGATCCAAACCGAATGGATTGTAAGTTTGTCCTTCCAATACTTCCACTGAATAATCCAAGTTGTTGATTGGATCCAAGATCACTTGAAGCGCATTCAAGTTAGTAAGCGCGGGGTTATTTGTAGGGTTAGAGAACATTTTGAAACGGAAGTCCGCATCCGCCGCAAAACTGATCCTAACTGTTCCCAAAGTTTGTTGGTAACCGTTCGCTCTAGTATCCGCTTGGCAATCCGTAAGCTCTTCGTCCACAAGACCAGTGCAAGAGGTTGGCTTCTTAGCGATGATCTGTAATTGCATTTCGGTGAAATACAATCTCATCTTAGGCACTCCAGCAGAAGTCATTGGTTTGAACTTCACATTGGGTGCGTGGATCGGAGACATCACCATATCTATATCATCATACGATTTTACAGGAGGTGCGATCGCATTAGAACCGTTCAGACCTTGTAACTTGTTTCTTCCTGGCACAAGGATCGTAACCAAAGGAGAAGCTTTTAAGAAGGAAGTGGTCAATGCGAATAACGGATCTGCACCTGCAAAAGCGTTCATTCCGTCGATGAATGCCTTATTCAGAACGATATCCAATCCCCTTCTCTGCCATAAATGGAATGCGGCCTGAGAGATCGTATCCGTATGCATGGAGATCAAGAACCCAGGATTCGCTGCAGATTGGCTGAATTGATAGGTAGAAGGAGGTGGATTAGCTGCAGTCCAAGTCCTAGTGGTGACCATTCCGGTCTTTCCGGATTGTGTTCTGAGCCCGCCCGCAGGGTTATAACCGCTCGTGAACGCAAAGTCCAAAGAAGTCACAAGTCCTTTATTCGTTCCATCATGTTTGATGGCAGCATCCGTATTCAGCTTGAACTTCACAGTTAACGGGAAGTTTCCAAGAGGAGCAGGAAGATAACTTGGTAATGTGATGGTCACTCCTGTGTCTCTCAAGTCGGCAATCACCGAGTTCAGAACGTTCGGAGCGATCCTTTGTACGATATCTCTAAGCATGTATTGAGTGATGATCTGTTTCACCTGGTCCACAGTCAGGTTTGCCATATTACTCAACTCCGATCTGCCTACGAGAGCTTCAATGATAGTGTTGAAACCTTCACTACCATGAATATAGGTCATCGGTTCGGTATACATGAAGTCAGAGGTATCTTCCCCAGGATATAAACCTGCTAAGGACATATGCAGCGGGTTTGCCCAAGGACGAATGAAGAAGTTATTCGTATTCGCGAGTATCTGCGAAACGCTAGGATTATCCGGGAAGTAATCGTCATTTACTGTGAATGGAGTCCTAACGGTCATATTGATCAACCCGTCGGAAGTCACAGTCATATTATTACGGGTCCGAGCTAAGGCCAAACGAGGTTTGGATAATTGAACGTTATTCCAATCGTAGCCTGAAGGATTTAATACACCTTCCACTGCAGGATCCCAGTTCAACTTAGCAGTCGTTCTGAACACGAGCAGAGCTCCAGGTCCGTTAAATGCTCCATACCAGTCTTCGAAGCGGGACACTACAAGTAGATCCACCTCGGTGTATCTGGATTTCAGGTCGAGACCTAATCCCGGAGCCACCGCTCCGGAACCAGGATTGACTTTTAAGTCCGCAACAACATTCCCTAATTGAGTTCCGACCCCCGCAGCACAACCGTGAGTTGCGTTATTGGATCCGCATTTAACGAACTTAGGAAGTCTCATGTCCGTAACGTATACGTCCAAAGTGATCGCTGCACTTCCGTCCGCAATTCCACCGGAAGCAACGTTTAAGATAGCGCTGTATTTTGAGAACGGTCCCGGAGCTATTTTTTCGATATGATATGAATCGAAGAAACATGCTGGGAATGCGCAATCTAACAAGTCTTCTCCCGCTGATCCGATATCACCTTCCGGTCTACCGAAAGCGGAGAACACAGTAGAAGTGTATCCGCCGTTTTTATAGGATTTCACATCTGTAGGATAATGGCAAAGACTCCAAGCTGCCTCGCCCCAATGGAATAGGTTCTTACAAGCTTGAGGATAATTCGCGTTATTCTGGTTTTGACCGCAGTTATTACTATTGTAAATATTCCACCATTGGTCTCTATCTATCCCGTTCCTTTTTTTAGGATGATAAGGAGGTCCGTTATCCGTAACGCAGTCAGGGTGCCTTACCCAACAATATCCCCTTCCAGCGCCGCCTGATTTTGCTCCGAACACAGGAATATAATCGAAATCTTTAAATGCGGCTTCATTCGCGTTACCGGACATCTTACCGTCTTGTCTCATACAAGCTTCGCCGATGGTCCAAGCTCCGTTCTCATAGAACTTTTTCTTAGGAAAATCAGGCATTCCTAATAAGAATTCTTGGAATGTACGAGGTATTCCGGTTGAATCTTTTACTTTGAAAGCGCCTGTAGTGTATTTCTGGATGGCTTTTCCTAAGAACGGAAGCATCTGAGCCTCATCCATTACACCGTTTGCTACGTAAGGAAGAACACCGTTTGCATTCTCCAATTTACCGTAGTTAAAGCTGAAATACTTGCGGAAAGTTTTTCCGTTCGTAGTTGCGATCTCATAATAGTAGGTATTCCCACCGATAGTAGGAGGAACTTGGGAAGTGTTAAGGTTCAAGGATATTGTACCGCTCATAGAACAAGGAGGAGTAGTACAAATATCTTGAGAAGTGTTAGAGCCGATCTTTTTCAACAGGACCGATTGGATATAATTCTCTCCTACTACAGGGTTCGAGTAGGTGGAAGCCAAAGTTAAAGCGGCGGACTGATCGAATGTCATATCATTCGTTCCGTTCAAAGTGTATTGGCTACCTTGGGTGATCTTATTCGTAAGGCTATAATCCAATCCGGTTCGGAAAGTGATCGTATAATTTTCCAGAGCCACTCCACCGATAGTTGCCGCATCCGGAGTGATCGTAATCGTATAAGACTCTGCCGGTTTTAATTCTCTGTAAGGATTGAAACGAAGTTTCTGACCGCTCATCCAATAGAATTCTCCGCCGGGAGTTGGCCCGGAAAGATTCCCGGAGGTTCCGGTGATGGTAAAGTTTTGCTCGACAGTAGTCTTATTCATCGGGTGGGAAAAACGAATTTCCAGCTCTTTATATCTGTCCACGTTTTCTGTGGAGTTAATGAATAAGGTAGCTTGAGGATTAGTAGAACCGAAATCTACGGGAAGGACCGCAGTATCGTTATCCACGCTATTATAAGGCGGTTGAAGATTCGGATTGGCGCCGAATATTCTTCCTCCAGAAAAGAAACCCAAGTCGAAAATATCCGACATTGCAAATCCTTTCATTTTTTCAGGGCTACATCCTAAAATGCCCGCCCATAAAATGGAAAGGATCGCGAGTTTGATTCCCTTATAGACGTTAGAAATTTTTATATTTTTCAGATTCATTTCCAGCCCTCGACTCATTTTTCCCAAAAAAATTCTCTTCATTATTCTCACCGGGTGAATACCGTAACGAACCTATCCCAATAGGTGTCCGAGTTTTCATCTTCGTTAAATCTGTCATAGAATACGAATCCGTCCGGGAATTGTTTTTTACCCGTAGAAGCAAGATCCGCAAAAATACCCATCAACATTCCCGCCGTATAGATCAGCGAGCTTTCGTCTTCTCTTTGTGTTTGTATCATATCCGACACCAAAAGTTTTTTAGCGTCTTTGAATATTGATTTGAGCGAATACGGACTTCTCATATCCGCTTCTAAGTAAGAGTAAAATTCTCCGGTCTTAACTATACCCATCAACACTCCCACGGTGCTTCTTCCGTAAGGAGCGGAGACTTGTGCAAGATCCGCAGTATCCACACTTAATAAATTCGTAATTAAGTAATCCTGGGTGCTGGACTGATCGCGAGTGAGTCCTCCCAATAGATCCACGATCGCAGTCAATTGAGCGTTCGTAGGAACATTGTCTATGATCATATCCATGGAGAAATCCAAAGTGGGGATCAAACTATAAACTGAATCAGGATCGAAGTAGTCTCTAAGACGAACTGCCCAATTCCCTAACCTGTCCCATTCAGGGTCATAGATATTTGCAACTCGAGAGTCAGGGAATGCAGCCAGCATATCTCTCACTTCTCCCAAGTATGCTTCCAAATTGAATTGAACTGCTGTCGGACTTTCATTCGCAAGTTTCACTTCTCCGATCAGATCCGCAATGGATTGGAAGGTAAGAAGCGCGCCGCTTGCTCTTTCCGGTTTTCCCATCTCCGCAAGCATTTGTACGAATGTGGATAGAAGGTCCGTTCTGGACATGAGGTTCAGAAGTCCGTCTTGGTATCTTCTTTCGTTTTCTGCCAGGATAGAAAGTGGAGAACGTACAGGTTTACTTGAGACCGGATCCAAATATCTGAAGAAGTATTCTCCTTCAGTTGCAGAGTTACTTCTTACGCTGGAGTCAGAGTTGACTATCTTAACTACATCGATCGTTCTTCCGCCGCTATTTGGTTCCGGATCTGTAATCCTTGCAAGAAGCGGTCTAGTCAGAGCAGCACTCAGTCCTGTTAAGATCTGGAACGGATTTTTATTCAAACTTGGACTTGCTTGGTCATCCAAGGTCCACGCGAGAGATAGTATTAAAGGAAGAAGTCTGTTTCTCTGACCCCAAGCATCCTCTACGGATTTTCCATAAGCCACATTTGGACCGGAAGGAAGGACCTTGTCCGGAGTTAAGAAAGAAAGTCTTTCCATGACGGCAAAGTTAGCCGCAATCACCTGAGGAATGACCCCGTAAGAATTTTCAGGATCTGGATAGAAGATGCTGTAAACGGAAGCGTCTCCCAAACTGTTGAATGTCAATGAACTAGCGCCGCTAGTGCCATAGTCCCAAGCTTCCAGATAGAACATACTGTCGCCCGGAATATCGGAGTAATTCTCTTGTAAGATAGGCACTCCCGGTTGTCTAAAGTTCGGCTGAGTGGAACTCGCGCATCCAGGTTTTAAGAAAGTATTTTTGATCTTCCAAATTGCGTTAATACGATCCGCACATGCAGATCCGTCTTGCAGGACAGGCCTTGCATTCATAAGACCGGTCAGACCGTTAGCGATCAGAGTTACGTAAGCCGCCATCTTGTATGGGACTCCGGCTCCTAAAGAAGCTCTAAGAGGGATTACAGCTACCATACGTTTTTCATGCAGAAGCCATTGGAAATTCTTATAGATCGCTTCTTCGTCAGTATTTACGGCTCTTTCAGTAGTATTGTCTTTTGCGATTTCCCAAACAGGAATACTCCACCCTTTTGCACCGGAAGCGTTCACTCCCGCAGCTACAGGAGTAAATGAATTATTAGCAGTCACTGCATTTGTTTCTCGTCCGCCTGGACCTACCCATTTACAGATCGTTCCACCTGTACAGGAACCGCTTGCAGTATTCGAAACTTTGATCCTATATTCGGAAGTATTCCAAGATTC
This genomic stretch from Leptospira licerasiae serovar Varillal str. VAR 010 harbors:
- a CDS encoding TRAP transporter large permease subunit gives rise to the protein MWRKIVSWAVLFFLFVPLVQSGSQLVQARLLGLGGSIWPNYAMIRNVCIADPNAEADTKAEVSQADMDALDDIGLGDTSGEKNVGAPTGPTETQLELTKLAGSLTTGQKLYCGFERRLSWITISAIDYIPMTMVFLLIVAGTVSTTRRYHIALRNPENSKEEKITEWSQIIANTIVMVSAAFMYPLQKGVEAQIQVLWIAGLILLAGLNFYNLKNPVFKNGEGKQNTKFSHALLCVPLYAWMALVCGLYFFILEKHPAGLAIYLQKLTAHAQLYIQIGLYVWTGILLRDTSLGRRFFDLLNPWKFPSELMAVIIVVVAALPTAYSGASGIVVLALGATIFKELRRAGASQERALAATAMSGSLGVVLPPCLLVVIVASLNLEVTTDELFHWGWRVFALSSTLFLIVSWFSRTESWKIRPEQDAFKKSLLAFKSFSVYLVISIAIVLTIVLALGTHFDERTAPYILPIAMLALLFIDYRISKKEKLEKGETHNEEVELSRTSYDAGSHLGALLLLMGLSACMGGVFERSEVINLFPTHLGSPFSAMLILTFALVIIGMLMDPYGAVILVSVTLYPIAKANGIHPLNFWMTALVSFELGYLTPPVALNHLLTKHVVRDLLVEDKSLEGKGFFARHEHIVIPIIVLTLTLLVTAFGPILYSKYAG
- a CDS encoding putative solute-binding protein; amino-acid sequence: MKKFLILSVIILGTWMSVGVGAAETVDRSMCVFDPSGAHGDVFKAAQRYQAQALTWGIRLDLKAYTDEVVANSDFKAGKCNMAFLTSLRVRSYVHESGSIEAIGALPSYDLLRKTIEALSNPKVRELNTDGEYETMAMFPGGAVYLLLRDKNLKDIKDLAGRKIATLTYDQAATTMVDIVGASMVPAEIATFAGIFNNGRADACYSPAIGIKPLELMKGISPNGGIVRFPIGQLTFQIVARHKDFAEGFGNTSRAWAATQFDAMLSLTKKAEQEIPAKYWIEVPKDLQKNYFEKFREVRIRLRDKKVYHPTILKLMKRVRCSADKEAAECADNLE
- a CDS encoding inorganic phosphate transporter — protein: MDIFLIIVAVMAVLGVMDLLVGVSNDAVNFTNSAVGSRAASRKIILIVSTFGILLGALSSSGMMEVARKGIFHPEFFSLAELMFLFLAVMVSDIILLDLYNTLGLPTSTTVSLVFELLGASLVLALLKADTLNDAFKIINSESALKIIFGIALSVILAFFAGLILMFFFRLIFSFRLDKTMRWFGGIFSGLAVTVVIFFILLTAMKGSTFLNNETLAWIQANFKTILVLSFIGFSILFQILILSKINVLKIVVLFGTAALAMAFASNDLVNFIGVPIASLQTHELIKAANWDANTMATGLGKEVMTDNRLLIGAALIMIFALFKSKKAETVTRTEVSLGSQGETIEAYQSSLVARVFVQIAVGIYYPIKRILPSIIRNWISSRFKQSGTLELVRLHESDAFDLLRASVNILIASALILIGTIEKLPLSTTFVTFMVAMGTSLADGAWQKENAVNRVSGVLTVVGGWFMTAVFASFTGGFIAALFYYFGFAAVVVVLSFTFFLVLAFNRIHKKRKAEYDENLEKLLLLSKHPEKALSKSLSSLLGNLLLAKKAMNTLSSGYIGGKKKDFKQASKTLKNLKKNYESSISGFLSLVDRHFDESDFQSIHPFTNALGYIDRITENLTNIHRNTSEKIDRFQTALTKDEREDIKELRKLAEDLFELLAQSDKVPGLVEKARSAKKTKELSDLKVRIYKNQMKRIRKGDSKLKSSVAYFLVIEELVDINENLFALAEELVWVLPWIEAKKKQFAKGNFGPSKLEFPKTKDKKKKKK